A genome region from Neptunomonas japonica JAMM 1380 includes the following:
- a CDS encoding PilN domain-containing protein — translation MAKINLRPWREERTAARQKDFVTNLVASAICAAALVLMMGYYYDVQMDRQNARNDFMKANISKLDERIKEIEELKRQRERLLERLNAIQELQGNRPIIVRNFDELVRVLPDGLHYDFLERKEAGFSGALNKDAINIKGLALQNKDVSELMRRLNSSIWFGEPNLSQVGALGAGAGAARKSLALADIRAFDLSVILTKPKAEDAK, via the coding sequence GCGGCAAGGCAGAAAGACTTTGTTACTAACCTCGTTGCTTCCGCTATATGTGCTGCCGCTCTTGTTCTTATGATGGGCTATTATTACGACGTACAGATGGATCGTCAAAATGCCCGCAACGATTTTATGAAAGCAAACATCTCTAAGCTTGATGAGAGAATTAAAGAGATAGAAGAGCTTAAGAGGCAACGTGAAAGGCTGTTGGAGAGACTGAATGCCATTCAGGAGTTGCAAGGTAATCGGCCTATTATTGTAAGAAATTTCGATGAATTAGTTAGAGTATTACCTGATGGTTTGCATTACGACTTCCTGGAAAGAAAAGAAGCCGGTTTCTCGGGAGCCCTAAATAAGGACGCAATCAACATTAAAGGCTTGGCTCTTCAAAACAAGGATGTATCCGAGCTGATGAGGCGCCTTAATTCATCTATTTGGTTTGGTGAGCCTAATTTGTCACAAGTAGGCGCTTTAGGCGCAGGGGCTGGGGCCGCTAGAAAGTCCTTGGCTTTGGCTGATATAAGGGCATTTGATCTTTCAGTTATTTTGACTAAACCTAAAGCTGAGGATGCGAAATGA
- a CDS encoding type 4a pilus biogenesis protein PilO has product MKSQSLKNAFQGFDPNNMDINTAGNWPVGVKAIVYLIIMALVVYAGIHFYVSEQHVQLEREIQKESQLKQEFEKKSFQVANLTALRKQMEDVEGKFSELLGQLPTDKEVPGLLEDISDIGRAAGLQIEQIALEGERKEKFYIELPINIEVEGTYHQMGQFVSGVAAIKRIVTLHDYTLVPTDDGLLKMGISAKTYRYDDTE; this is encoded by the coding sequence ATGAAAAGTCAGTCTTTGAAAAATGCATTCCAAGGGTTTGATCCAAATAATATGGATATAAACACTGCTGGTAATTGGCCAGTGGGTGTCAAAGCAATTGTCTATTTAATTATTATGGCACTCGTGGTTTATGCAGGTATTCACTTTTATGTGAGTGAGCAGCATGTGCAGTTGGAACGAGAAATCCAGAAAGAGAGTCAGCTTAAACAAGAATTTGAGAAAAAGTCGTTCCAAGTCGCAAATTTAACAGCGCTAAGAAAGCAGATGGAAGACGTTGAAGGTAAGTTTTCTGAGCTATTAGGGCAGCTTCCCACTGATAAAGAAGTGCCGGGTCTACTTGAAGATATTAGTGATATTGGGCGCGCCGCAGGCTTGCAGATTGAGCAAATTGCTTTAGAAGGTGAGAGAAAGGAAAAGTTTTATATTGAGCTGCCGATAAATATAGAGGTAGAAGGGACGTACCATCAAATGGGGCAGTTTGTCAGTGGGGTAGCAGCAATTAAACGCATAGTTACGTTACATGACTATACGCTAGTGCCAACGGATGATGGTCTGTTGAAAATGGGAATCAGTGCGAAGACTTATCGTTATGATGATACTGAGTAG
- a CDS encoding pilus assembly protein PilP, producing MMILSRLSYRGLRALAAGVVISLATGCIWVEDTADLSKFITDIQAKPKGKIKPLPTFEPYHSFVYQGASLRDPFVPLVRVVSTLSNFELEDGDGLQPDQDRSRSYLEQFSVDQLSMVGTIGKAENDFFWALVLDDNSEIHRVKIGDYLGLDFGRVIAVSDQQLDVMEIISNGRGGWMQRPRTIELAEQK from the coding sequence ATGATGATACTGAGTAGACTTTCTTATAGGGGGCTCCGTGCCTTGGCTGCCGGAGTGGTGATTAGTTTAGCAACGGGTTGTATCTGGGTTGAAGATACCGCTGATCTGTCTAAATTCATTACTGATATACAGGCTAAGCCGAAAGGAAAAATTAAGCCATTACCAACCTTTGAGCCTTATCACAGCTTTGTTTATCAAGGAGCAAGCCTGAGAGACCCGTTTGTGCCATTGGTGCGTGTAGTATCAACACTGTCTAATTTTGAATTAGAAGATGGCGACGGTCTTCAGCCAGATCAAGATCGTTCTAGAAGCTATCTTGAACAGTTTTCTGTGGATCAACTTTCTATGGTTGGCACTATCGGTAAAGCTGAGAATGATTTCTTTTGGGCGCTTGTGCTTGATGATAATAGCGAAATACATCGTGTGAAAATTGGAGACTATTTAGGTTTGGATTTTGGTCGCGTTATTGCTGTTTCAGATCAGCAACTTGATGTGATGGAAATTATATCGAATGGACGGGGTGGATGGATGCAGCGTCCAAGAACTATTGAGTTAGCCGAGCAGAAATGA